In the Vulpes lagopus strain Blue_001 chromosome 16, ASM1834538v1, whole genome shotgun sequence genome, one interval contains:
- the SPRY2 gene encoding protein sprouty homolog 2 isoform X2 gives MPPAARSAGGRCSASECSPAEPMSWDRMRYILWDNNCSVPPRIHMTPFTAAAAAAELPASGKTRAQANGEPPRPGPRPPPPPPPPPPRSHRPRLGLAAAPPQRPVCSAESRAAQRERRRGAGGARSAQAPAPARPGPRPRAPAPPPPRRARRRTAWPSGCRPSPRRLSLSPSLICREGRPAVGASASSSLRKRKYSACVCRRGVAPAPSPGGDPVSSSTFFRVGRRVSPACVS, from the exons ATGCCTCCTGCGGCTCGGAGCGCTGGCGGGCGCTGCAGCGCGAGTGAATGTAGCCCCGCGGAGCCAATGAGCTGGGACCGGATGCGATATATCCTCTGGGACAACAACTGCTCTGTTCCGCCTCGGATCCACATGACGCCATTTACTGCTGCCGCGGCCGCCGCAGAGCTCCCTGCCTCCGGAAAGACGAGGGCGCAGGCCAACGGCGAGCCCCCCCGGccgggcccccggcccccgcccccgccgcccccgccccccccgcgctcCCACCGCCCCCGCCTCGGCCTCGCCGCCGCGCCTCCACAACGCCCAGTCTGCAGCGCGGAGAGCCGCGCGGCGCAGCGCGAGCGGAGGAGAGGGGCCGGCGGAGCGCGCAGCGCCcaggcccccgcgcccgcccggcccggcccgcgcccccgcgcccccgcgccgcctCCGCCGCGACGCGCCCGCCGCCGCACCGCCTGGCCATCTGGCTGTAGACCCTCTCCGAGGcggctttctctttctccttcgcTCATCTGCCGGGAAGGGAGACCGGCCGTTGGCGCTTCGGCCTCCAGTTcattgagaaaaaggaaatactcCGCGTGCGTTTGCAGAAGGGGGGTCGCCCCAGCCCCGAGCCCCGGC GGAGATCCGGTTTCCAGCTCTACCTTCTTCCGAGTTGGGAGGCGTGTGtcacctgcctgtgtctcttaa
- the SPRY2 gene encoding protein sprouty homolog 2 isoform X1, whose protein sequence is MEARAQSGSGSQSLLQAPRDVGRQRGEPDPRDALTQQVHVLSLDQIRAIRNTNEYTEGPTVVPRPGLKPAPRPSTQHKHERLHGLPEHRQPPRFQHPQVHSSARVPLSRSISTVSSGSRSSTRTSTSSSSSEQRLLGPSFSSGPVADGIIRVQPKSELKPGELKPLSKEDLGLHAYRCEDCGKCKCKECTYPRPLPSDWICDKQCLCSAQNVIDYGTCVCCVKGLFYHCSNDDEDNCADNPCSCSQSHCCTRWSAMGVMSLFLPCLWCYLPAKGCLKLCQGCYDRVNRPGCRCKNSNTVCCKVPTVPPRNFEKPT, encoded by the coding sequence ATGGAGGCCAGAGCTCAGAGTGGCAGCGGGTCGCAGTCCTTGCTGCAGGCACCCCGTGACGTTGGCAGGCAGCGTGGGGAGCCTGACCCCAGGGATGCCCTCACCCAGCAGGTACACGTGTTGTCTCTGGATCAGATCAGAGCCATCCGAAACACCAATGAGTACACGGAGGGGCCTACTGTGGTCCCGAGACCTGGGCTCAAGCCTGCTCCTCGCCCCTCCACTCAGCACAAACACGAGAGGCTCCACGGTCTGCCCGAGCACCGCCAGCCTCCCAGGTTCCAGCACCCACAGGTCCATTCTTCTGCACGAGTCCCTCTGTCCAGGTCCATCAGCACAGTCAGCTCCGGCTCTCGGAGCAGTACAAGGACAAGTACCAGCAGCAGTTCCTCTGAACAGAGACTCTTAGGACCATCTTTCTCCTCGGGGCCTGTTGCTGATGGGATAATCCGTGTGCAGCCCAAATCGGAGCTCAAGCCAGGTGAGCTTAAGCCACTGAGCAAGGAAGATTTGGGCCTGCATGCCTACAGGTGTGAGGACTGTGGCAAGTGCAAGTGTAAAGAGTGCACCTACCCTAGGCCTCTGCCATCAGACTGGATCTGCGACAAGCAGTGCCTTTGCTCAGCCCAAAACGTGATTGACTATGGGACATGTGTGTGCTGTGTGAAAGGTCTCTTCTATCACTGTTCTAATGATGATGAGGACAACTGTGCTGACAACCCGTGTTCTTGCAGCCAGTCTCACTGTTGTACACGTTGGTCTGCCATGGGCGTCATGTCCCTTTTTTTGCCTTGTTTATGGTGTTACCTTCCAGCCAAGGGTTGCCTTAAGTTGTGCCAGGGGTGTTATGACCGGGTTAACAGGCCTGGATGCCGCTGTAAAAACTCAAACACAGTCTGCTGCAAAGTTCCCACTGTCCCACCCAGGAACTTTGAAAAACCAACATAG